Genomic DNA from Lactuca sativa cultivar Salinas chromosome 8, Lsat_Salinas_v11, whole genome shotgun sequence:
tattgacaagaccttcgattctcgtttaggttgtgtcggctaaaaatcactcgatctaaaattcgagtttttagctgtctactgctaagttgaaacttagaaaaatcataactttctcatacgaagtcagatttgggcattctttttatgtacgctctcgaTTTAGCaaacactacgactttcgtttagatcgctaaggctaaaaagcactttatcgtaaattcactttttacgtcacatagCGTCATAtcgattctgtcgcgaaacttcgacaagtcataatttcttcgttataactcggatttcggtattctttatatctccagaatctttatttcaaccactacaactttcttcatagatatcaggTTTGTCTAACATTTATTttcgatgcttatttttatccttaattcattaaataataataattaagcataaaacacataataatcaaTAATACATCGtattatttcaaaacaagttacaaaggtaggcctagactattacatcatcattaatgcctagcctagaaacacaggcATTATATCTTCGCCATTACTCTCCTTCTTCTTATCATCTTCATTTATTTCACCACCGATTTCAAATCCTTATTCCGCACAAATCTCTCTTCGAATTCTATCCAAATGGATGTGGTTGCTTCTAAGGTGATGCGTGATTCTGAATTACGAGCTTTATACTTGCTAAAACAGCAAAAATTTGGCCATATTGATTTCTGGAACTGTACTTCAATGCCTAATTTGAACTCCACTTCCTCGAACTCAATCCAAGATCTTAGATATGCTTTTATTGATCATATTTCATTGAATTAGAAAATTCAGCAAGCATTATTGTTGTCCAATTGGTTTGAAAATTGGTTAGATTCTAATGACCATAATGTTACATACCCAACTCTTTCTAGTTTATGGGTTTTAAATTAATCTGATTAATTTTCTTGAGTTTTGTTTTTAGGGGTTTTATCTCTCTTTAGatatggaaaacaaaaacaaaaatcttGCAGATGGAATTGGTCCTATCGAGAATACATACATGTTATTGTTGATGGGGCAAAATCTTACAATAAGTCATGATGACTAAAAAGACAGTTTGCTTTGGAGTTCGTTCCCTCATAAAGCATCGAAAAAAGTTTAGGGACTAAATTGACAAACCCTAAAAAATTCGTAGGACATTTGTGTTATTTCTCCTTAGAAAGTTTGGAGATGGATTGTCACGTCGTTTTTACTGGACAAAGAAAAAGTTTAATATTGTATTTAGCAGGTCAATAAGGACTTCATGTCTCTAGAATGCTAAAAAATAACATCAATGACTTTTTAAATCAaaatatgattgtgagatctcAATGGCATTTTCTCTAATATCAAATACTATGTTCAATGGAATTCTTGATTGTTATTCCAGAAACAAATTTTTTAACTTATATATCATCTAATTACCGATAGAAAAATATAAGTCGATTATAATTATCGCAAAAAAGTAAAAtgcattcttttttttttgtagaatttATAAACTCCATTACTCTTGACATAACTTGTActcgtgtgtgtatatatatatatatatatatatatatatatatatatatatatatatatatatatatatatatatatatatatatatatatatatatatatatatatatatatatatatatatatatatatatatatatatcaaaagaaAGCTTACAACTCTCATAACTTAATTGATGAAACAAAAACTCACATCTTTTAGTTCTATTAGAAATTAGTTGAGATGTCTTTGTGGGTTTCCTATATATTTCAAAATGCAATTTTGATCTAACTCCTCCAAGTCTCCGACATGGTGCGGTGGTCAGTGGTGTAAAAAGGAGCACCTCCTTACGATCAAGGTGCGGAAGGAGGTTTAGAGTGTACGCAATGTCTCAAAAGCTTGATAATATCCCCATTAGAGTCATCTGGAAGTGGCCTGATGGTGAAGTAAGTCTGCAGAAAACTAGTGAAAAGAATAGCAGTAGCCACCAACAAAGCCACTGTCTTCCATGGACTGCTAAAGTAGACGTTAATCAGCTCTGCCGCCCATGTCTTATACTTGTTAGTACAATGCTTCTCAATACCTCTTCGGAGTTGGTTAAACATGTAGAGATTCACTGCCGGCGCCTCAATCTCATCGTACATCTTCACCACTTCTTCATCTCTACCAAGACTATGAAGCAATATGTTGTTGTTTCTTAACTCCTTTACATCATCATGATGGATAACTAGTGATTTCATTACTCGGATATAAGTCGAAACTCGAAAGTCATTAGGATTATGAGGGCACATCTCGTAAGCAATCATGTTAAGGTAAATAGCTTTTGAATTTGAGTACACCGCTCGACGTACAAGCTCAAGCTCACCATAGCAACAACGTGAATGAAACTTTATGTCTTCGTTGGAAGACTCGTCGTAActacatttcacaaaaatccctTTAGCTTTGAGTTCCATAACTGATGCAAACGATCGATTTCTCTTTACATAATTCCAATCTTCATCAGCATCAACCTCGATCTTTTTCCTCCATCTTCGCCACATGCCCGAATTAATCGAACCAAGACCAAAAGAGGAGGAAAGCGAGATGAAATAGGACCTATAAAGTTCGAGAAGATGAAGTGGTTGCTTATTTTCAAGCACCTTTTCTTCCCTTGTGGTGATTTCACCATAGTTCAAGTAGTTAAAGAACCCATTTAAGATCCTTTCGCCTCTATCAACCGGGAATCGCAAATCCAACAACACTTGGAGCACTACAAACGGGATTTGGTTCTCGAGCAATAAAACGTCACGAGATACGTGTGCGAAGCCTAGTGCTCCTAAATACTCATTATTTAGCATTAACTTATTGTTTCGGCAAGCAACACACTCTATAAAGAACAAAACGAAACAACCATCATGCAACATCATTCGATTAAACTGCTCATCGTTGTATTCATCTGTAGAACCATCGATATAGCACTTTCTAGCATCGTGTACAACCTCGAACACCTTGTTGTATAACGAATCCGTGGTTTTTTCGCAGCTCAAGCGATATTCCTCGAGGGTTATGAGCTTGTATTTCTCGGCTGCAGCGACGTCGTCTCGTTTATGGTGGTAAGGACCAAGCGAAACCACCGCTGGCGCGTAGTATTGGCGGTTTCTTCCACCTTTTTCGCCTTTTAAGAGCAGTGGAGGTACTTTCTCCATTTTTCGTTTGCGTTCTGGACGTTGGGTTGTCTCGTTACCTTGAATGCTAACTTCCCACTCCCGGACTATGGTGTCATTAGGTTTGTTGGCCGGTTGCGGTTGATTGCCACGTATTTCAATTTTTACATCTTCACTTTCGGACATCTCCGTCTCCATAGGTTTTGAAAGCGTCTTTCTGTTTCTGATGTGGAATTGAAAGTATAAGTTTATGGTATATAAACGATAACTATTTTTTTTCAACAGTATGCTTTTTTCTTTACAAAGAATATTTCTTTTTCAGCAAAGAAGATActtaattgtttatatattaaataaaaatcaactatcagccatagtaaaaataaataaataagttctGATTTAGGCTATATAATTTCATTATTTGATGATAAAATTATAATATAAgctttaaactttgattttaaaattaGACTTTGTAATAAACTTGACTAAAATTATAATTTTGCTAATGAGATAGGTGATAAAATATTGCTGAGTTTGTCGTTATATATTCTAAGTAGACACGTCTAACAAACTTTGTTTAAATAACCATACAAACACCTTAATGATGACTTAGTTTGTCGTTATATGTTCTACATATATGACATCagaatttaattatttatatatacgATAACTTTTCTAGCTGTAATCCGTTTTATTAGTCTCACATTAAGATTTCCCGATTTTTATAGTTTATATCCCATGTCATGCCTAAATAACGTAGGGGTTCAAACATGAAGGTCTTTCTTATGGCTTGTTACAGTGATATGATGCACAGGATCGAGCTGTTAAAAGTTTTTGGTTATCTTGAGTTCTTGTGGCTTCCTAATTAGTTGTGGATCCAAATTCCAATAGTGGTCCATTTCCCTAAAATTTTAGTCTATATTTTTTCTTGCATCTTAATAAATCCAGGTAATTTTTTCTGTGTACAATAGACATCCTTGAAAACAAAACTATGAGTTCCTACaataaaactaatatatatatatatatatatatatatatatatatatatatatatatatatattactattaCTATCCGCCATGCATATGAATACACGCATCACTAGAAATACAACATCAACCGTTAATTAGGGCCTAGGCGATAATCGATCTCTACAAGCATGAACATGTAGTTTTTTCCACTTAATAAACATATATGCAGAATTTCcagatacataaatacatacaaaGAGAGTGAAAGGGAGTAAGAAAGAAAGAGAAAAGGCTATATCTATACCTTTGTTTTTCTGTTGAAGACATAACTTGTTTTGTTACTTGAAATGATGGAGTCATAAATAAAACCCTTCAGATGCTTAATATATAATAGCCAAAAGTGGAGCCTGCATAAGTTCAGAGAATAATTAATTTGCTTCAAACTTTCAACTTAGCATCTATCTTCTAGCATCAATCTTACTCCTTTTGcttgctttatatatatatatatatatatatatatatatatatatatatatatatatatatatatatatatatatatatatatatatatatatatatatgggcttagGGAATATGTGACTGTTATGTAtctaatattaggtatagaaccatcaaaaactacataattttaacaaaattcaatcAAATATCTCTATCATATTTCTTGTATCCTCTATTAGAGCTTATAATTGGCTTTGAATATATTTTTCATGGAGTTTATAAGTTTAATTTTTGCACCACAAATCGTATATAAGAATATTTTATCAACTACATGTAGTTCAGTATATTGAAATTTATTACAGAAAACTATAATGAAAGATTGCAATTGTTCATTAGAAACTCGATAAACCACTTCGCATAATccataaaaacaaacaaacaaacaatgcAAATATACACAAGGTAGGTGTCGAAGGAAGTTATTAAGTTTCTACTAGAGGTTTAATAAAAAACACATTCGAAATACATAGATGTTGGAGATGAATTACAAAATAAACAATCATATGAGTTCAAAAGCAATAGGAAGAAGCTAACTGTGaaagaaaattatgtttttttaatcaaaatgaagtcgatatatatatatatatatatatatatatatatatatatatatatatatatatatatatatatatatatatatatatatatatatatatatatatatatatatcagggcGGCCCAACTAATTTAGAGACtctaaacaaaccaaaaatttggGACCTTTATGTAAGCAAAAGGTTTTGAACTTGAGACTTTAGTTTTATAAACCAGTGTTTTTACCACCAAGTCAAGCTTCAACTTGTACTTATATTCCAAAAAAtacgtatatatacatatatataacataataaaCTTTGAAATTGGAGGCCCTTTAGAATTGGGGACTCTAAACCCTTGCTTAATTTTTCATGATGTAGAGCCGgccctgatatatatatatatatatatatatatatatatatatatatatatatatatatatatatatatatatatatatatatatatatatatatatatatatatatatatatatatatatatatagggttaggttcatttgagaccacttatattttgtgagaccgtgagacgcatttgtttatttttttttattttttttaatttttttttaattttttttagttaattcatgttccgaaaataatatttaaaaaaagaattttttgatttttccatttattttgcattttaaaattatttttagaatatgtacagtgtaatattctatttagaatatttcacgtatttttcaaaaaaaatagaatttttttttttattttttttagttaattcaagttccgaaaataatatttaaaaaaagaatttttagatttttccatttattttgcattttaaaattattttttagaatgtcagtgaaatattctatttagaatatttcacgtatttttcaaaaaaaaaaaacggaatttttttttatttttttttattttttttatattttttttagttaattcaagttccgaaaataacatttaaaaaaagaatttttggatttttccatttattttgcattttaaaattatttttagatttggtctcacggtctcacaaaattagaatggtctcaaatgaacctgaacctatatatatatatatatatatatatatatatatatatatatatatatatatatatatatatatatatatatatatatatatatatatatatatatatatatatatatatatatatatatatatatatatatatatatatatatatatatatatatataagcggaTTGGGAAAAAGGATAACAAAAGTGCACCAGGAATAATAGCAAGGAATTTAGCAAGTCACACCAAGAATGGTATTCTACTTTGACTGCACAGAAAGCATTGATGTTTTGGGTAATTAGGAGGGAATAAAGTGggtttttagttaatttttaataaatatttcaaGGTTTCAAGCGCCCTGATCACTCGATCTTTTTTGGCCTATATACATGTACAGAAACACCCATTAGCTTGTCTTAATCAGTTAATTGGTTATTA
This window encodes:
- the LOC111889261 gene encoding UPF0481 protein At3g47200 — protein: MTPSFQVTKQVMSSTEKQRNRKTLSKPMETEMSESEDVKIEIRGNQPQPANKPNDTIVREWEVSIQGNETTQRPERKRKMEKVPPLLLKGEKGGRNRQYYAPAVVSLGPYHHKRDDVAAAEKYKLITLEEYRLSCEKTTDSLYNKVFEVVHDARKCYIDGSTDEYNDEQFNRMMLHDGCFVLFFIECVACRNNKLMLNNEYLGALGFAHVSRDVLLLENQIPFVVLQVLLDLRFPVDRGERILNGFFNYLNYGEITTREEKVLENKQPLHLLELYRSYFISLSSSFGLGSINSGMWRRWRKKIEVDADEDWNYVKRNRSFASVMELKAKGIFVKCSYDESSNEDIKFHSRCCYGELELVRRAVYSNSKAIYLNMIAYEMCPHNPNDFRVSTYIRVMKSLVIHHDDVKELRNNNILLHSLGRDEEVVKMYDEIEAPAVNLYMFNQLRRGIEKHCTNKYKTWAAELINVYFSSPWKTVALLVATAILFTSFLQTYFTIRPLPDDSNGDIIKLLRHCVHSKPPSAP